A window of the Pseudomonas sp. B21_DOA genome harbors these coding sequences:
- the fadD1 gene encoding long-chain-fatty-acid--CoA ligase FadD1, which produces MIEDFWKDKYPAGIAAEINPDEYPNIQAVLKQSCQRFANKPAFSNLGKTITYGELYELSGAFAAYLQQHTDLQPGDRIAVQLPNVLQYPVAVFGAIRAGLIVVNTNPLYTAREMEHQFNDSGAKALVCLANMAHLAEAVVPKTGVKHIIVTEVADLLPPIKRLLINSVIKYVKKMVPAYHLPKAIKFNDVLSKGHGQPVAEANPDSGDVAVLQYTGGTTGVAKGAMLTHRNLVANMLQCKALMGSNLNEGCEILITPLPLYHIYAFTFHCMAMMLIGNHNILISNPRDLPAMVKELSKWKFSGFVGLNTLFVALCNNEGFRKLDFSALKVTLSGGMALQLAAAERWKAVTGCAICEGYGMTETSPVATVNPIQHIQIGTIGIPVPSTLCKVIDDAGVEQPLGEIGELCVKGPQVMKGYWQRQEATDEMLDSDGWLKTGDIALIQPDGYMRIVDRKKDMILVSGFNVYPNELEDVLATLPGVLQCAAIGVPDEKSGEAIKIFIVAKPGVTLTKEQVMDHMRANVTGYKVPRSVEFRDALPTTNVGKILRRELRDEELKKIKAKSAA; this is translated from the coding sequence ATGATCGAAGACTTTTGGAAGGATAAGTACCCGGCTGGAATCGCAGCCGAGATCAATCCAGACGAGTATCCGAACATTCAGGCAGTGTTGAAGCAATCCTGCCAACGCTTCGCCAACAAACCGGCTTTCAGCAACCTGGGCAAGACGATCACCTACGGTGAGCTGTACGAGCTGTCCGGGGCCTTTGCCGCGTATTTGCAACAGCATACCGACTTGCAGCCCGGTGATCGAATCGCCGTGCAACTGCCTAACGTCCTGCAGTATCCGGTCGCGGTCTTCGGTGCCATTCGCGCCGGGCTGATTGTGGTCAACACCAACCCGCTGTACACCGCGCGGGAAATGGAACACCAATTCAACGACTCCGGCGCCAAAGCCCTGGTGTGCCTGGCGAACATGGCGCACCTGGCCGAAGCCGTGGTGCCGAAGACCGGGGTCAAGCACATCATCGTCACCGAAGTCGCCGACCTGCTGCCGCCGATCAAGCGCCTGCTGATCAACAGCGTCATCAAGTACGTGAAGAAAATGGTTCCGGCCTATCACTTGCCCAAGGCCATCAAGTTCAACGACGTCCTGAGCAAGGGCCACGGCCAGCCAGTGGCCGAAGCCAACCCGGACAGCGGCGATGTCGCCGTGCTGCAATACACCGGCGGCACCACCGGCGTGGCCAAGGGCGCGATGCTTACCCACCGCAACCTGGTCGCCAACATGCTGCAATGCAAGGCGCTGATGGGCTCCAACCTCAACGAAGGCTGCGAGATCCTGATCACGCCGCTGCCGCTGTATCACATCTATGCGTTCACCTTTCACTGCATGGCGATGATGCTGATCGGCAACCACAACATCCTGATCAGCAACCCGCGCGACCTGCCGGCGATGGTCAAGGAACTGTCGAAGTGGAAGTTCAGCGGTTTCGTCGGCCTGAACACGCTGTTCGTGGCGCTGTGCAATAACGAAGGTTTCCGCAAGCTGGATTTCTCCGCGCTGAAAGTCACCCTGTCGGGCGGCATGGCCCTGCAACTGGCGGCGGCCGAGCGCTGGAAAGCCGTGACCGGTTGCGCCATCTGCGAAGGTTACGGCATGACCGAAACCAGCCCGGTGGCCACGGTCAACCCGATCCAGCACATCCAGATTGGCACCATTGGTATTCCGGTGCCATCGACCCTATGCAAAGTCATCGACGATGCCGGTGTCGAGCAGCCGCTGGGTGAAATCGGCGAGCTGTGCGTCAAGGGCCCGCAAGTAATGAAGGGCTACTGGCAGCGTCAGGAAGCCACCGATGAAATGCTCGACAGCGACGGCTGGCTGAAAACCGGTGACATCGCGCTGATCCAGCCGGACGGCTACATGCGCATTGTCGATCGCAAGAAAGACATGATTCTGGTGTCTGGCTTCAACGTTTATCCGAACGAGCTGGAAGACGTGCTGGCGACTTTGCCGGGCGTGTTGCAGTGCGCGGCGATTGGCGTGCCGGACGAGAAGTCGGGCGAGGCGATCAAGATTTTCATCGTCGCCAAGCCGGGCGTGACCCTGACCAAAGAGCAGGTCATGGACCACATGCGCGCCAACGTCACCGGCTACAAGGTGCCGCGTTCGGTGGAGTTCCGCGATGCGCTGCCGACCACCAACGTCGGCAAGATCCTGCGCCGCGAATTGCGCGATGAAGAGCTGAAGAAGATCAAGGCCAAGAGCGCCGCTTAA